The sequence CGCTCATGGCCTGCCCTTGTGCTGCGTGTAGATGTAGTCCAGGTGCGCGTCGTGGAGCAGCCTCCTCTGCATGCactcctccccctcgttcccctcctcgcacgcctcctcctccgcctccacctccatcccctccgccgtcgcctcaGGTGGTGACACCGCCTCGCCGCCATTGCGGGCCTTGCCACCTTCCTCCTTGAGCGACACTAGGCCGTCCGTTGTTGCAGCATCTGCCGCCTTTGCTCTCGCCACAGCGATACCTGCAAATACACATCCACGTATGGTTAACGATCTAAGCAATCAGAGCAGACCGAGGAGTATGCAAGCATGTAATAAGACGAGAAAAGGTATCGGTGGTGGTGGTGCTACCTTGGTGAGGAGCagtgttggcggggagggggcgaGCGGCCGCCGCGCCgtaggagaagcagaggaggagaaGCAGGGCAAGAGGAGCCAGCGGCGGCGAGCAGCGTCTCGTCATTTTGATCTCGACTTCCTGCTTAAACTAGGCACACTGGGCTGGGCTGTCcgaggaagagaagagaagagaagggcaGAGTTGTATGCAGCTAAGCTAGTGTGCTACTAGCTAGTAGTGGCTTCGGGAGCTGATGGCGAATGGTTGTGGCTGCTGGTGTTCGTGGTGGCGAGGGGAGGTATTTATAATGCGGCAAGTGGTGTGATGGAGCTCGCAACTTGCAAGCAAACACAACAGTGATGAGCACAAGAGATACTAGAACACACGCACAGGTTGGCATTGACACGGCCAATATTTTAGGGTTTTTTCTTTCGAGATGGAGCGGACAGGCACGCGCACACGCGTATAACACACGAGTTGATTAAGACCGGTTAATGAACCATGGATGGCGGGCGGCGCTAGCTTTCAATGGCAAAACAAACACCTAGCATCCCATCCCAGTTGTAGCTAGCGCTAGCTAGGGTAACTGCCAATACCCATACCCTCTTTGTTGTTTCGGTGCCAAACAAATCACAAATGTATGCCTACAGTACAGACCGGCTAGATGGGATATTATTTGCACACCAAAAAAGCAGGATACATTAGAGATCGAGAATTTAGAGATCAAAAATAGATGTCTGCTTAGCAAATGGCTATACAGAATATCTACTGAGACCGAGGGCATGTGGGTACAAGTCTTGCGGAATAAATACTTACACTCTAAGACTTTGGCCCAAGTCGCCGCTAGGCCAACAGACTCACCCTTATGGAAGGGATTAATGAGAACGAAAGCAACTTTCTTCCAACAAATGAAGTTTCCAGTTGGTAATGGTAACACTACTCGATTTTGGGACGATACATGGCTAGGGAGATGCCTTTGGCCTTGCAATATCCTTCTTTATATAATActgtgcaacgtaaggaggattatgtCGCTACAGTATTAAACTCGATACCGCTTAATATCCAGTTTATGATATCACTAGTAGGGGAACGTTGGAATGCATGGTTGCACCTGGTTCGTGGGTTGATGGAGGTTCACTTATCGGATCAACCAGATACAATTCACTGAAAGTTAACTACGAATGGAATATTCTCAATGAAAACCATGTATTCGGACGTAAAGCATTGTCGAGGTCGCTGCACATTTGGAAGATTAAAGCTCCGCTTCGTATTAaaatttttatgtggtttgtccataaaaaAGTCATTTTAATCAAAGATAACTTGGCAAAACGGAATTGGGTTGGCAATTCTAGATGTTGTTTCTGTGATTAAAATGAAACGgttaaacacctctttcttgaaTGTCCTCTAGCAAATTATTATGACGATCAATTCATATAGCTTTTAACGTTCAACACTCAAGGAGCATAAACACGTTCTTTGGGACGTGGCTTAATGGACTGGACGTACACTTAGCTAAACATATTCGGATATGAGTATGTGCACTACTCCGGGCTATATGAAAATATGATTTTTAATGGGACATAATTCAtcaattttttgcaggttatctacagagctACAACTTGGATACGTCTGTGGTTCTCACTCATCCATGTGGACTTCAGGGAGCTTATGGTTATTGGGTGTAATCGTTGAGAGACGGTAGCACGGATTATCTTCAGCCGATTTGGGTGGCGAACTAACAGTAGACTAGGTGTGTGGAcatcgtaccttgttgttttatcgCCGGATGTGGCATTTTTCAGTTCTTTATCGCCGATTGTGGCGTTTTTCACATTTTATTTCATATTCAGCTCTCTTTTTGAGCTTCTTTGAACCTGATGACTTTGTTacatttttatttaataatttggctgtatgcatcgattgatgcaaagGTCGGGAGTGATCCTTCCTTTCAAAAAAATGTATCCCTACACGTTTGTTCAACGCGGAAGTGAGCTTCTTTCCCTCCCTTTGGTTGCTTACTCTGAAATGGAAAACTTAATTGGACTTTCCGTGATTTCTGGATCGATCTACTTGACGAGATGCACACTAGCACCCACTGGCGAGTAGATATGGTGGTTTTCTGTTGGTTACCAACATTTTCGGCATTTTCCAACACTTATTTACTACAGTCGTACTATATGCGAATATCGTTGCATGGTATGGGTTGGTGTGAACAGTAGTAGGACTACTTGGACTGCCAGTGCTCGGCACCTCCCGCTTTTCTGTGCACCCGAAAACACTGGAACAGTGGACAAAGTAAACCCAGAGCTAAACTAAAGCGTTGCTTTTTTGCAAAGCAGAAAATGAAAACAAATGTCCCGGCGAAGCAAGAACATTTCCCACAGATCCCTTTTCTTCAACTTTTTTTTTGAGTAACAACTTTTCTGTTGTTGTTGTTACGAGAGTTGGGGAAAAAAGCAGCTTCAACACCATCATTTCTTCATAAAATTTTTGGTGATAAAAAAACCGACTCCTCTATATGGAGACGGAGTTGGGTCCCTCCAAGTACGGTTCTCATGCATATCACGTCAGCGCTTTGTCACCAATGCCCATGAGACCACCGCTGCCATCGTCGCCGCCCACACTTCCCCGCCGACCCACAACCACCGCCTGCCGGACAGCCGACGGACCACCGAGACTCCCGCTACACAGCAGCGCCATCCGCCGTTCAAACGCCCAAAAGCGAGTGCGTAGCTGACCTTTCATGGCTGCAGAGTTCGAGCCAGAGAAGGATGCACGACCCTGCCCgtcgccatcatcaaggagaagtagaacacgggaggctgccgtcgattgtatcccatgaaggccatcgctgaggcgacgccggcgaaaacagccggtgtcttgcacgattcttcttcagccggatgctggaggaggacaaagagatcggtcGGCGACCATTTAGTTTAGGTACATTAATTCTACCAggttggttgtaatgggagtatcataagtagtatcatgcatgccaactaggcaaaattgatgaggtggcatagaattaaatgaagaaagagagggttgagtatcatattatgataccgtatggaattaagttactcccactgtggttagtcttaggccttattcggttcaacctcctcccaaggggtttggaGAGGAATGGTGGGGAATTTGGTTTGTACATGATTTAATCCCCCACAATCCCTGTAAATCCCCGTTAAAACCCCTTTAACCGCACATGCCCTTGTTATCACATAGTCATAATGCAATTGTTATGCATGTTAATGTAAGCCCCCGTTAATCTAGTGCCAGTGTTGATTTGATGTGATGGCACTTCTTAGATAATGGCACTTTTTCATATTGTCACTGTAATGCCGTTGATAACATATGAGATGCTACTGTTAATCATATGCCGCTGTAAAAAATAACACTGCTTAAATACATATTTATACAAACAGGGTTGTCTATCTTCATATGGTGTCTATTTGTGCAAACGGAAGCACgaacctcaattttagtggaacctgctgtcagctgacctcacggtgctccaggtattcctacattcttaACTAGGTAGAATTACCAACGCAGGATaaaaataagcttattcgtacgttgaccgATGAGGGGCCATAATTAAGCTGGAGGCCTCTCTTATTTTCTTTAGAAtagggcaataagctggagagttgGAGAGTGTTtctaatgggctgcctctagtgttaaggccctccagtacgaaacacgggcagccgattgggccgatacaaaagcctatccattttaaagtccatttgtttttgttttctgtgaggagaagcccatatttcttgaaaagggggtgatcccagaaaaaccctccttcctcctcgcttccacttatactgcagctcACAAATCTAAAAAAAACTTATACTGCAGCTCGCTAGACTCTCCCGCTCACGTCGCCCCTCAATTCctcccgctccccatcttcctcactcgtacagtaAACCCCTGATcatcttcttcctcactcgtacagaaaacgcctgctcctcttcttccactcctacaaaaaaaaccagccctccttcttccccactcgcagtgccactaggctcgtctctggctactctgctcaaacacatgtgctcggcgcgacgcccacNNNNNNNNNNNNNNNNNNNNNNNNNNNNNNNNNNNNNNNNNNNNNNNNNNNNNNNNNNNNNNNNNNNNNNNNNNNNNNNNNNNNNNNNNNNNNNNNNNNNNNNNNNNNNNNNNNNNNNNNNNNNNNcccggatctgaggaacccatggaatctccggtggaccgcatcagcgatctcccggacgacaGCCTTGggaagatcatctcgcttctccccaccaaggattgctgccgcacacaagtcctcacaACTCGGCGGCGCCTCTCAATCTGGACTGTCATCGGATATCTGTCGTTCTTGAATTTGATATCCTCaaagccatcgtctcctctcaccagcagggccccgttcaacgcctctgcatctAGACATGCTACCTACTGTCCAcaccctgcatggtggacgcttggctgacttCCCTTGAATTTAAAAAACTCCAACAATTttagttctaccattaccacgtaagtttcataccatgaaccgaacaccaagaatttgtgcccacacctcCGCTGtccatatcatggttttcctcctctctccacaccgccaccttcgcccagtgcgatctaccagacgatctggtacaaatgcttcgactcccactgctaaaagaACTTTcccttgtggtggtttatctgtcgaaggcctcactacacagcatcatccactccagttgccctgcccaggagcacttgctgattgttttaggaatagaaatccctatcagttatCTCCGAATAAAGtcacctcaccttaaaagcattggaatttgttttaaaggacagcagctcatcatcgaagatgccccttcacttcaaaggttgctccttcattattgttataaaccttcgcaaataattgtcgtctctgcgcTCAAACTGGAGaacttgggtgtaattcgtgatctgTTTAATGATCACGataagttggtgtttggctcctcactttttcaggtacgtatattatcatctacacatttgtaatcgtaagcttcatttttcatttgtgcgcacaAGTTTtctatcatcttggagtacactttgggtactaatattatgttatatgttcaatgaagagttcgtccatggatagcctatcaatgttgctggattctgtcaagatcttatatatcggaatgtttagttatgatctgaacattattattggcttgctgtgatgctttcgaTGTCGGGAGAATTTATATacagaggtgatgatttcatgcaaaTTGAAAGCCTGTATacattgtactagaattaaccgttcagttgtcgctctttcgacatactctttttccagaccttaactattttcaatcttcatgtctacttaggtactaacacatgaagaaaaacatataaccaatcggtggcgtaataagcaccaggattttctcagttctcatgacattcgtttcaggacaataatgatggaaggatatgcatacaaccaggcaaacagaaactttgtcacattcttcctttTGAATGCGAGGTTattattgtccatgaggcttaagtttttcaacaagagatttctcacggacggacatgttgaacagcaaaacaagaagtttcaggtggacaaatgggcttctgaacgttctcggcttctatttacaacaacttctagtcatcctccaataatttttttgcacaggatgttgattttatagatcagaccgatccatttgtttgtgactgggAAAAACAGttgttgggttagatgttattacCGTGTTCAATCTGGGctttgtctaaatttgatgaacaattaatccttgggctttttgtaccgtttgtgagcttgagttacatgttgttgccctcgtactcccctccgcctgccactacactactgcatcttccacggctcctgttcgttcccgtccgatgCCTCACCGTTgttctccgccttggtttgctcgctgtgcctgccgccgtctggcgttgttaacatggtcaataaccgagaggaattaggagatgactgtacgtggagaggctgatagtaaggacccaccagggtcattgcattacgcaagcaggtgccacattattacaagccaaaaaaatacttcctcctaattgtttgaaaactaggtcccatgccattgtcaatgtagtcaataaacgagaaaaattacacaacaacgaataacaccagggacccagcagcttgcccagtggttttttagttttagagatgAAGCTCAACTGCGtgctgtgcgggggttgtggcccgtctagcccactcttacgcttttatttaagcacatgacgagcccagttgatatcttttttctttctgaaaatggctagcccaatttttttggagaatacccaatcgaggcctacttgcttttctcagccgtgctgggcaaatctttcaagatgaggagggatgtaagtagtaagaaatgggattccctagaaaatgggctataagtagtaagaaatgggctgtaaatttttaaaccaaagccaactcgcaattacattcaaatatcgttttttctggatttctttactcttataaaaagcaaagttggtgatgatggtgtgcctgccatcctgcaatataggccgtccgatctatatctaatggataggaaggaaactgtgacaatttacccgcactcctctccacatttgcagataaggccttccatcgttaatccttttctcccacaagataaactactcacacaaatgcatgttgatgttccatgaaacgcacgggcatcttgctagacaAGATTTAAAATTTCATTCTTTTTTgcggagattttttttgaattttatttcaataaaagtatttaaaaattatttttaacatgactcgaaatttcgtgattaaaagagttcggaccccactaaaatatgcaaaatttcattgaattttttagcagtgcccagaatatggtctataatgctaataaaaagaatatgggcttcaaaatatccttaagaattagcaaatggactgtaaattattgaatataatggctaatgggttgtatgctattttccacatatttggaggctgacttctgggcctactaggttgatgatgACGCCGTCCTAAAAAAAGTTTTGACgggtacgcaaggctttgtcaacttatgtcaaaaccggcggatctcgggtagggggtcccgatctgtgcgtctaaggctaatggtaagaggaggcaagggacacgatgttttacccaggttcgggccctctcgatagaggtaaaaccgtacttcctgcttgattgatattgatgatatgggtattacaagagttgatctaccacgagatcataaaggctaaaccctagaagctagcctatgatgattatgattctgtctctaagNNNNNNNNNNNNNNNNNNNNNNNNNNNNNNNNNNNNNNNNNNNNNNNNNNNNNNNNNNNNNNNNNNNNNNNNNNNNNNNNNNNNNNNNNNNNNNNNNNNNNNNNNNNNNNNNNNNNNNNNNNNNNNNNNNNNNNNNNNNNNNNNNNNNNNNNNNNNNNNNNNNNNNNNNNNNNNNNNNNNNNNNNNNNNNNNNNNNNNNNNNNNNNNNNNNNNNNNNNNNNNNNNNNNNNNNNNNNNNNNNNNNNNNNNNNNNNNNNNNNNNNNNNNNNNNNNNNNNNNNNNNNNNNNNNNNNNNNNNNNNNNNNNNNNNNNNNNNNNNNNNNNNNNNNNNNNNNNNNNNNNNNNNNNNNNNNNNNNNNNNNNNNNNNNNNNggagagggctagggtttacatggagtcagttacaaagaaggaaatataatatcctgatcgccaagcttgtcttccacgcaaaggagagtcccatccggacatgggacgaagtcttgagtcttgtatcttcacggtccatcagtccggacaaagtatatagtccggttgtccggataccccctaatccaggactctctcagtagcccctgaaccaggcttcaatgacgatgagtccggcgcgcagtttgtcttcggcattgcaaggcgggttccatctccgaatacttcaagtACCTGTTGCAACGAATAGTgcccggcttcccataaatgttgtactcctcggcctctgtgcttcaataatgatcatctccacgtgtcgagcgaatacgaggagccgaggcatttttgcatttgccaccctcggtcCGGCAGGCAaaccatctatttgaagagacggggattctcagatccaagccTCAACCTCtttcctcgagcaagcatccaacagagtgctccagaaaaaaccattccaacatggccggtcgtcgtaGCTCTTCTTCTCGTTCCCCTCGCTCCAAGCCAGGCGACtaggaagagtgttcagttcctcaaagtcgtttgataaagttacagacccaagggtttcttccaccggcgttcatggttcccatccgagccggactagccacctataatggtggggagcaagcggagagatatcctaatccatccccgggggagcgaatatgccttatcccgcatctgctaagaggcgtcgggtttccaatccattcGTTCCTTCGCGGGCttttggagttctacggcctccatttgcacaacttcacccccgcctccgtgctgcatatagcaggatacgttgccctttgcaaattatttctgggctgcgaagctcactttgggttatggaagaagttgttctccCTTGTCCCTTGCAACCAGGGGAATCCATATGTccagtgggcggagccaaagtatggcgcgtcgccgagaccggatacatgtccggtactcccaagaaggcacctgagaactggccctcggagtggttttatgttgatgacgttccccttccggatccagtccggactggtctcccggagttcagtaatgcccCGCCGAAGGCACGCCAAAGTTGGCGCCCTCAGGGCCctcaagaggaggataccagagaaatacacttcctgatgagcaggataaagataatggccaaatcagggctgacaatagtcgaggttatggcgatatgaataatgcggggagtgcagcgcTTCAATATtgagggaagcccatgtggcattacaacggggaagatgatgccacccgctgtggtcgtaaaggtccggactccgccactgctctggcgaggatattgttcgatttgtataaaggagaagaagaagaactccttcacattaaaccgcgggatgggttttatatatacaaccccccaagctgggtaagttgcCACTCTTTCCCCCCACCCCATTCCTTCTGGCGTCCTTTGTCATGATTATTTACCTCAATTTTTCCGAGAAGAAACTGAGGAGGGCCGTAAAAGGGTTcaacagcccctccccgcagccagaggaccctggaAGGGTCTTCGATGccagacttgaagaagatccggatattactgtggagcttgtcaacgggacattttatcaggccaACTATGATGGTGCCTCGGTGTCTATTATCgctgactatcccggactgctaccttcatcgcgtgtaagcaaagcaaaaaccctatcctccgaagaggactcctttctgatGCCATGCCTGAAATATCGTATTTTTGTAGAGACGACCATCGGAACGCggcgccgagcccctgggggctcgtcGGCAAAGGGCATCTGGatcgggcaggcttaagaggaaggcagttagggtcgaaacgccgctacagaggtatggtaaaaacctgctcCGTGATTATTGTGCTTGAAATGTAACAGCATCCTTCGTGTACTGGCAGAACAAGGAGTAactggactatatccggagatcctgccaatcacgcctccaccagccggattctagaaccggcttcgagaga comes from Triticum aestivum cultivar Chinese Spring chromosome 5B, IWGSC CS RefSeq v2.1, whole genome shotgun sequence and encodes:
- the LOC123111189 gene encoding phytosulfokines 5 — translated: MTRRCSPPLAPLALLLLLCFSYGAAAARPLPANTAPHQGIAVARAKAADAATTDGLVSLKEEGGKARNGGEAVSPPEATAEGMEVEAEEEACEEGNEGEECMQRRLLHDAHLDYIYTQHKGRP